Proteins encoded by one window of Cloeon dipterum chromosome 2, ieCloDipt1.1, whole genome shotgun sequence:
- the LOC135936911 gene encoding uncharacterized protein LOC135936911, translated as MRPELPRQSTRSSRMDPNRLVSASLLIFTLALLSHPVQCLSRSTLSDEASPLRFEVTEAPDQSEELELEILPDFGEIVQAYNEKEKSSKNETGKTEDNSWRIDKSFAERLEHMRNISKLTDCLFIVGDGGNTTKFEAHKLVLMAASPVFEAVFENSTSVRVRGWTSEEFSALLNFIYSGDLCIENFEVACTLLYHANSLQLNGVTDTARGFIFNHMYPDHLWKAYHCAKNAADQDLLEAAKELISEHTSQTFKDRAFNDLSQDDLASLLARDDLNVKSEVEVFEAVTRWGLMRVLKEGKTPSPELIREKIGPAVLKQIRFLTMTGIEFSRVHTSAQLLTYEEGLAILLNINNPGVLEMPKSLSSLTQGRKIRATTRTFKTFGVNTNTCKSNSLNTTDIFDLYTTTVIPNEHEGWNLAGIQIPKSLEARKDCTVVERFDVLILNGKNEAVEKFSYDDVTSCDLVQGFKADSAQSYNMQIYHDSTDLMNVIFSPTVKIPPVSGSNKFKIKVVHKGKNTYPLYVDAGNAMKEEKRAAGAAEYLMYPYDFTFHSYNYGSRYRLLYNPNFVYAIVTV; from the exons ATGAGGCCAGAATTGCCAAGGCAAAGCACTCGCTCTTCAAGAATGGACCCAAATCGTCTCGTCTCAGCGTCACTGCTGATTTTCACTTTAGCGCTGCTCTCACATCCTGTTCAG tGTCTGAGCAGATCAACATTGAGTGATGAAGCATCTCCACTTCGTTTTGAGGTTACTGAGGCGCCAGATCAGAGTGAAGAACTggaacttgaaattttacccGATTTCGGCGAAATAGTTCAAGCCTACAACGAAAAAGAAAAG AgcagtaaaaatgaaactggTAAGACGGAGGACAATAGCTGGCGCATCGATAAGAGTTTTGCTGAACGACTGGAGCACATGAGGAACATATCGAAATTGACTGATTGCTTGTTCATCGTGGGCGATGGTGGGAACACCACG AAATTCGAAGCCCACAAGTTGGTTTTGATGGCAGCTAGTCCGGTTTTTGAGGCTGTGTTTGAAAACAGCACGAGCGTGCGAGTACGAGGCTGGACGTCTGAAGAATTTTCGGCTTTGCTCAA TTTCATTTACTCCGGTGATCTctgcattgaaaatttcgaagTGGCCTGCACCTTGCTGTACCACGCAAATAGTCTTCAACTAAACGGCGTGACTGACACGGCAAGAGGATTTATCTTCAATCACATGTACCCGGATCACCTTTGGAAGGCGTATCACTGCGCAAAAAATGCAGCTGATCAGGACCTTTTGGAGGCTGCGAAAGAG CTTATTAGTGAGCACACGTCGCAAACATTCAAAGACCGCGCCTTCAACGACCTCTCGCAAGACGATTTAGCCAGCTTGTTGGCCCGAGATGATCTTAATGTGAAATCCGAGGTTGAAGTGTTCGAGGCAGTCACCCGCTGGGGTCTAATGAGGGTGCTGAAAGAGGGCAAAACACCGTCCCCGGAGCTGATCCGCGAGAAAATCGGTCCCGCTGTCCTCAAGCAGATCCGATTCTTGACCATGACCGGGATCGAGTTCTCCAGAGTGCACACCAGCGCCCAGCTGCTCACCTACGAAGAAGGCCTCGCCATTTTACTCAACATCAACAACCCTGGCGTACTGGAAATGCCTAAATCTCTATCTTCTCTCACTCAAGGCAGGAAAATTCGCGCCACAACGAGAACCTTCAAAACCTTTGGTGTTAATACCAATACTTGTAAGAGTAATTCGCTCAACACAACAGACATATTTGACCTCTACACGACCACTGTTATACCAAATGAACATGAAGGGTGGAATTTAGCTGGCATTCAAATTCCAAAGAGTTTAGAGGCAAGAAAAGATTGTACAGTCGTCGAACGATTTGACGTTCTTATTTTAAACGGGAAAAATGAGGCAGTTGAAAAGTTTTCCTATGATGACGTTACGTCATGCGATTTGGTTCAGGGGTTCAAAGCAGATTCAGCACAGAGTTACAATATGCAAATATATCACGACTCGACCGACTTAATGAACGTTATTTTCAGCCCTACAGTCAAAATCCCACCCGTTTCTGGAtcgaataaattcaaaatcaaagtgGTGCATAAAGGTAAAAACACTTATCCTTTATACGTTGATGCGGGGAACGCAATGAAAGAAGAGAAAAGAGCTGCTGGTGCGGCAGAATACTTGATGTATCCATATGACTTTACGTTCCATTCTTACAATTACGGCAGCAGATACCGATTGCTGTACAATCCGAATTTTGTGTATGCCATAGTGACTGTCTAA
- the LOC135936913 gene encoding uncharacterized protein LOC135936913, with product MTPDRLISLYFVLLVLLIAHELRSECGKLPKSEAAGQKNVEAKIKSADLKANNVTTNDSVPNIDRLVQQFNAKMQNMTGENEPNWRAGKSSLAEKMRYMLKTKRMTDSSLIVGPNENTRTFEAHSVVLAAASPIFEYALSESRSLRIQGWLPDEFEKFLNFVYSENLCFDGFDEACTLLYHAANWKIEGAKDEARKFIYLNMYPDYIWDAFYCAKKAQDEVIQEFASELISEFSSQTLKDRKLNDLSKTDLANLLAQDDLNVQSEVEVFEAVARWGLMQVINSGKTPTTPELIREKIGPDVFRQIRFLTMTGTEFARTHTSTQLLSYEEGLAVLLNINSPGSIQLPNTVCNITKKREFKKDLRKTFITLGSSKSKCADDGSNYSPDTLDLFTVSIIPNADEWQLVGIQIPKSLEATANCTISESFDVLILDLDNRTVDKFSYNYIIPSCSTLRVKSDLPPGRIFAVNDSEVMNVKFERTVKIPSVKTVKGPERYRIKIVFKEARTYPVFVDAGTKMKAKDSNEMKYELYSSTFDFEGDKTSKYRLLQNPQFVYALITKS from the exons ATGACGCCGGATAGACTCATCTCTCTGTATTTCGTTTTGCTTGTTCTACTCATCGCCCATGAACTTCGTTCAgag tgTGGGAAGCTACCTAAATCAGAAGCAGCAGGACAAAAGAATGTAGAGGCGAAGATTAAAAGTGCTGATTTGAAGGCCAATAATGTGACAACGAATGACTCTGTGCCAAACATTGACCGTCTGGTCCAACAGTTCAACGCCAAaatg CAAAATATGACTGGAGAAAACGAACCTAATTGGCGTGCCGGGAAATCATCACTGGCCGAAAAAATGAGGTATATGTTAAAGACGAAAAGAATGACTGATTCCAGCCTAATTGTAGGCCCAAACGAAAATACTAGG ACGTTTGAGGCGCACTCTGTCGTTTTGGCAGCAGCAAGTCCCATATTTGAGTATGCCCTGTCAGAGAGCCGGAGCCTGCGGATTCAAGGATGGCTGCCCGacgagtttgaaaaattcctcaa TTTTGTGTATTCGGAAAATCTCTGCTTCGATGGATTCGACGAGGCGTGCACTCTGCTGTATCACGctgcaaattggaaaatagaAGGGGCGAAGGATGAGGCTCGGAAGTTTATCTACCTAAACATGTACCCCGACTACATTTGGGACGCGTTTTACTGCGCTAAGAAAGCTCAAGATGAAGTAATTCAGGAGTTCGCGAGTGAG ctcaTCAGCGAATTCTCGTCGCAGACCCTAAAAGATCGTAAGCTCAACGATCTTTCGAAAACAGACTTGGCGAATTTGCTGGCTCAAGATGACCTCAACGTGCAGTCCGAGGTTGAGGTTTTCGAGGCCGTCGCTCGCTGGGGATTGATGCAAGTGATCAACAGCGGCAAAACACCCACGACCCCGGAGCTGATAAGAGAAAAAATCGGCCCTGACGTCTTCAGGCAAATCCGTTTTCTCACCATGACAGGCACCGAGTTCGCCAGAACGCACACGAGCACACAATTATTGAGTTATGAGGAGGGTCTCGCGGTTTTGCTCAATATTAATAGTCCCGGATCGATCCAGTTGCCAAATACCGTGTGCAACATCACTAAAAAGAGAGAATTCAAAAAGGACTTGAGGAAGACGTTTATTACTTTGGGCTCGAGCAAATCGAAATGTGCGGATGACGGCTCTAATTATTCACCTGACACTTTGGACTTGTTCACTGTTTCGATTATTCCAAACGCTGACGAGTGGCAACTTGTCGGAATACAAATCCCAAAAAGCTTAGAAGCCACGGCGAACTGCACGATTTCAGAAAGCTTCGACGTCTTGATTTTGGACCTTGATAACCGCACTGTGGAcaaattttcttacaattacATTATTCCCTCTTGCAGCACTCTAAGGGTGAAATCAGATTTGCCACCTGGCCGCATATTTGCTGTAAATGATAGCGAGGTTATGAATGTCAAGTTTGAAAGAACGGTAAAAATTCCATCAGTCAAAACCGTCAAAGGCCCGGAAAGATACAGAATTAAAATCGTGTTTAAGGAAGCAAGGACGTATCCTGTTTTTGTTGACGCTGGCACGAAAATGAAAGCTAAAGACAGTAACGAGATGAAATACGAGTTGTACAGCAgtacttttgattttgaaggAGATAAGACGAGCAAGTACCGTCTGTTGCAAAACCCGCAGTTTGTTTACGCACTCATtacaaaaagttaa